From Chryseobacterium tructae, one genomic window encodes:
- a CDS encoding GNAT family N-acetyltransferase, whose product MEFPVLETERLILRQLSLHDTEDLFEYFSQDEVMEYYDLEAFKVSEDAQRIIQHFNSEFEKGKGFRWALQLKSNGKVIGTCGYHNWYREHFRAEVGYELNPLFWKQSYMKETLLPILTYGFESMRLHRVDAFIDPANTSSEKLLTSLNFQEEGTLKDYFFEKGKFVDAKIFGLINR is encoded by the coding sequence ATGGAATTTCCTGTTTTAGAAACCGAAAGACTTATCTTACGACAACTCTCTCTTCATGATACCGAAGATCTGTTTGAATATTTCTCCCAAGATGAGGTCATGGAATACTATGATCTTGAAGCCTTCAAAGTGTCTGAAGATGCACAGCGTATCATTCAACATTTCAACAGTGAGTTTGAAAAAGGAAAAGGATTCCGTTGGGCTTTACAGTTAAAATCTAATGGTAAAGTGATTGGTACATGTGGCTATCACAATTGGTACCGCGAACATTTCAGAGCAGAAGTCGGATATGAGCTGAATCCGCTTTTCTGGAAGCAGTCTTATATGAAAGAAACGCTTCTCCCCATTCTGACATACGGTTTTGAAAGCATGAGATTACATCGTGTAGATGCTTTTATTGATCCTGCCAATACCTCCTCTGAAAAGCTCTTAACTTCTCTTAATTTTCAAGAAGAAGGAACTCTTAAAGACTACTTTTTTGAAAAAGGAAAGTTTGTAGATGCTAAGATTTTTGGACTGATTAATAGATAG